A region of the Gemmatimonadota bacterium genome:
CTCGACCGCCTTGTACGGGCGGTACTCCTTGAATTCCCGCAGCATGCGGTTGCCGAGTCCCGGGATGGTGAGCAGGTCTTCATCGCTCGCGGTGTTGAGGTCCATCGGCACGAAGACGTAGCCGGCCATGCGATCGACCTCCTCGGGCTTCACGTACTTCCCCATCTCGCGCTTGAACTGCGCCAGCGCCTTGTAGGGGCGGTACTCCTTGAACTCGCGCAGCATGCGGTTACCGATGCCGGGCACGGAGAGGATCTCCTCGTCGCTGGCCGTGTTGAGGTCGAGGTGCAGCCAGAGCTTGGCGTACGTCTGCGCCTGCTGCTCCTTGCTGAGCCCCGCGAGCACCGTCGTGAAGTCGGACGGGCGCAGGAAGGGGCGCTTGCCGATGATCGTCTTCGCCAGTTCCGGCGTGATGTTGGGGACCGCGGTGAGCTCAGCCTCGGTGGCGAGGTTGGGATCGAGCATCCCGGCGGTGCGCCCCACCTGCGCGCGGGCGCTGGTCGCGAGCGTTGCAGCGGCGAGGGCGGTGACGAGCGCGCCGGCGATCGTGCGGGTCAAGCGAGACATGCGACTCCTCCAGATTGGGTCAGGGACTCAAGGCGAACGGTGATCATCAGGGGTTTGGCGAGGCGGGTTGCGGATCAGGGGGCGTTAGGCACCCGCCCGAGCGCCGGATGTCGGTACGCCCAGGCGAGGCCGATGAGCCCGAGCTGTACCATCGCCCCCGGAGCGAGCGCCGGGGTCGCGCCGGTCATCACTTCGCGCCAGAGCGCCCACCCGGCGGCGCCGGGGCTCATCTCCAGCTCGAACTCCATGTTACCCGTCACATGGAAATAGACGCCAAGGACGCCGCTCACGATGCACAGCCACATCGCGGCGCGAAGGCCGCGAATGCTCGACGCCGAGCGCGTGGCCACGAACCACCCCTGCGTCCCGAGCACGAGCGCGAGCAGGACGAGTGGCCCATACTGCCGCCAATCCTCGAAGTGCCCCAGCAGGAGCAGCTCGCCCTCGGTCCCCACCGCCCCGACGGCGAGCGTGGCGAAGAGGATGCGTCGTAAGGTGGCGATCGTTTCGTCGGTCATGGGCGCGTGCGGGGAGTCTGTGGCGTCCTCTGCGAGATGAGACGTCGACACTCGGGAAATGTAAGAGCTACCGTCGCCCGCTCGCCGCCGACCGGGAGCCATCGACTATTCGCGGGAGGGCTTCTAGACTGGTCGTGACTCCCTCATCCGGGCACGAGCATGGCGTTGGTACAACGGGACTACATCCTGCGCATGATCGAGCGCATCGCCGCCGCGATCGCGCGCATCCTCAAGCGCAAGTCCGACGGCGACCTGATGGGGGCGCGTCAGGAGGTCCATCAGGCCACCGTGGAGCTGCTGGGCCCCGCCTCGGCGATGGCGATGATGGTCGACTCGCGCACCGCCGCCAACCTCGTGAGCGATCCGCGACGGCTGCGGCTGTGGGCGCGCCTGCTCGAGGAGGAGAGCGCGATCCTGCGCGAGATGCAGCATGACAAGGAGGCCGCCGCCGTCGACCGGCGCATCGTCGAGCTCCTCCTCGAGGCGTGGAGCCGCGAGAAGGAGTGGGACGAGGAGATCCACGGCGTCTTTGCCGCGGCGCGCGCGCGCGGCGGGGCCGCCGCCATCGACGCCGGCTTCAAGGCGGCGTTGACGGCGTGGGAAGGCGAGCAGCGTTAGGCGCTACGGCGCGTCGCTCGCCACCTTCTCGGTGAGGCGCGCGACCCCTGGCTTCTGCGTCTTTTGCAGCCGCCGGGCCACCGCCTCGGTCTTGCGCATCACCCGCAGGAGGTTCCCCCCCATGATCTTCTTCGCATCGGCGTCCGAGTAGCCGCGCCGCAGCAGCTCGGCCACCAGGTTGGGGAACTTCGAGATGTCCTCCAGCCCCGTGGGGTGCTGCTCGATGGCGCCCAGGTCCGCGCCGATCCCCACGTGGTCGACGCCGATGAACTTCACGATGTAGTCGATGTGGTCGACGTAGCGTTCGAGCGTGGTGGGGGGGACGCTGTTGATATAGGCGCCGAAGGCCGAGTCGGCCTTGGCGGGTTCGGCAGCGAACTGGACGCGCAGCTTGCGCTCCACCTCGAAGACGTTGCGCATGAGGCGCGCGCCGGTCGAGTCGACGAAGGCCGGGTAGGCGTTCACCATCACCACGCCATCCTTCTTCTTCACGAGCGTCAGGATCGAGTCGGGGACGTTGCGCGGGTGGTCGGCCAGCGCGCGCACCGACGAGTGCGAGAAGAAGAGCGGCGCCTCACTCAAGCGCGCCACGTCGCTCATCACGCCGTCGGACACGTGCGAGATGTCGACCATCATCCCCAGCCGGTTCATCTCCTTCACCACCTCCTCGCCAAAGGGGCTCAACCCGCCGTGGCGCGGCGCATCGGTGGAGGCGTCGGCCCAGGCGGTCGTCGACCCGTGCGTGAGGGTCATGTAACGCACGCCCAGCCGGTACACATCACGCAGCATCCCTAACGAGTTGTCGATCGCGTGCCCGCCTTCGATGCCGATGAGCGAGGCGATCTTTCCCGTGCGGTGGATGCGCACGATGTCGTCGGCCGTGGTGGCGTAACGCAGGCGCGGCGAGCGAGCGATCATCCGGTGGACCATGTCGATCTCCTCGAGCACCATCGTCCCCGCTCCTTTCCCCTCGTACCCGGACGGGACGTACGCGGCCCAGAACTGCCCCCCCACCATCCCCTTCACCGCTCGCGGCAGGTCGGTGTCGAGGTCGGGGAGCCCCTTGTCGGGATCGTAGCGCTCGAGATCGAACCCCGACCTGAGGCGCGACATCTCGGGGAGGTCGTTGTGCGTGTCGATGAACGGCGCCTCGCGCATGAGGCGCCGGGCGCGCGCGAGGTACGCGTCACGCGGTGCCTGGGCCGCGATGCAGGGCGCCGCGAGCAGCGACGAAAGGGCGACGGCGAGGAGCGGGCGCATGGCAGCGAGGGGCGAAGTGGGATCGGGCGGGCGCACGGTGCGTAAAGAATGGGGCTCGCCGCACGCCGCTGTCCATGCTCGCGATCTCGCGATGCGCACCACAGCCAGCACAATGGCCAGCACGCTGGCCAGCACGCGCCACTCATCAAGGTGTCGCTGCCGTCCACCGGGCGATTCACCCTGAAGGCCAAGGTCACCGGCGTCAGGTATTGCGTCGACCCCTGGGGCCCGAGGAGACGTGCGAACAAGTGGAGGAACGGCAGATGGGGGGAGCGCTCCGCACCTAACGCGCGCCGCGCCCTTCCCCTCGCCCGAACCCCGTGACGATCGCCACCGCGATCGCAAGCACCAACGCCCACGCGTACGTGTTCATCATCCCGATCGCGAGCGGCGCCACGCGCGGCATGCCAAAGTCGGCCCCCGACGCGCTGGCGCTCGAGGCGAGGATCGTGGGCAGGAAGTACGGCAAGAGAAACGGGTACGTGCACACCGTCATGTCGAGCAGGTTGGCCCGGCGATAGGGGCTCAACGCCGCCCGCTCCCCGAGCTCGCGGGCGAAGGCGCCGACGGTGAGGATGGCCACCACCGAGTGTGTCGTCAGGAGCACCGCAGCCGAGACCGCGGTCACGATCCACACCTCGGCGCGCCGTGGCGAAACGGTGGTCGTGCGCGCCCAGGTGAGGACCCCTTCCACCGAACTCGACGCCTGCAGCGCCCCCACGAGGCCAATGAGCAGGATCGTGAAGATCGAGACGCCGAGCCCGCGCGAGATGCCATCGATGATGAGCCCCTTGGCCCCGAAGGCAGCGGCATCGATGTACAGCACCCGGGCCGGCGCGATGAGGCCGAGGGCCATGCCCAGCCCCAGGGCGAGGACGATCCCGGCGAACAGCCCCTCGAGCAGGTGGCGCCGCCGCACCAGCATCGTGATGACCACGAGCGGCACGAGGAGCATGGGGAGGGCGGCACCACCCGCCGCACCACCCGCCGCACCAGTCGCCGCACCGAGCGGATCGCCCGCGGCCCCCGGCGTGAGCGCACCTAACGAGGGGGCGCCGCGCAGGGCCAGCACCACGCTGGCCACGAGGGCCAGCGCCCCGGCCGGGATGACGTACTTGAGGCGCGCTCGCACCGTACCGGGAACGTCGGTGAGCTGCGAGCCGGCGCTGGCGATCGAGGTGTCCGAGACCGGTGAGATTGAGTCGCCGAACGTCGCCCCCGCCAGGATCGCCCCCATCAACACCGCAGGCGGTGCCGCCAGCGCGCCCCCCGCGGGATAGAGGAGCGGCCCGGCCAGCATGATCGTCCCGAAGCTCGTCCCGGTGGAGGTGGACACTACGCAGCAGATCAGGAACGCCGCCCCGACGTACGCCGCCCCCGTCAGATGCAGCGAGCGCGCCCCCCACACCAGCGCCTGGACGAACCCCGACTCGTTGAGCACGACGCCCAGCACCCCGCTCAGGAGCCAGGCCATGATCATCAGCATGACCACCGGCTGCGCCATCGCGGCAATCACCGTCTCGCTGTACTGCGTGCGGTCGCGCGCCAGGGCGAGCCCCAGCGCGAGCGCTGCCAGGAGGATGGGCCAGAACCCTTTTTCGTCCGGCGCCCCCGACAGCGCCAACCAGGCGACGCCGGCGAGGAAGAGGACGAACGGGGCGAGCGCGCCAGCCAGGCGGCCGTGGAATTCGAGGGGGGGACGCACGGGCGTTATCATACAGCGCGCCCCAACCCCGGGAAGGAGCCTGCATGGAACCCGCGACATCCCACGCCGACGATCGCTTCACGCTGTACGACCTGCGCGTGGAGGTCATCGCCACCGAGCGACCGATGGTGTGCAACCATCGCGCGGGTGACTGGTTCGAGCTCTCCGGCGAGAACCTCCGCTTCCCCGACGGGCAGTCCTTCCCGATCTACTCGCTGGCCGGAATCCTCCCCATCCTCCCGGCCAAGCAGCGCGAGACGCATCCCGCCGATTGGATGACGACCGACACCGACATCGCCTGTGTCGATCCCCACTGCGGCGCGCGTTTCCGCATCACCCGCATCGGCACGCGCACCTTTCGGCACGGCGACGTCACCGTGGTCCCGATGGCGACCTCGGACGCCGGCACCCCAGAGGCGAACGCGCGATGAGCCCGCACTCCGCCACACACATCGACCTCGCCCCTAGCTATCGCATCTCGCGCCTCATCAAGGGCGGATGGCAGCTGGCGGGGGGGCACGGTACGATCGATCGCGCCCAGGCCATCGCCGACATGCAGGCCTTTGCCGAAGCGGGGATCACCACCTTCGACTGCGCCGACATCTACACCGGCGTCGAGGAGCTCATCGGCGAATTCCTGCGCCAGTGGCGCCCGGGGCACCAGCGCGCCGGCGAGCAGCTGCGCGTGCACACCAAGTTCGTCCCCGACCTGGGGGCGCTCGCTTCGCTCACCGCGCACGACATCCGCCGCATCATCGACCGCTCGCGCGAGCGTCTGGGCGTGCGCGCCCTCGACCTCGTGCAGTTCCACTGGTGGGATTACGACATCCCGGGACTCCTCGACACGGCGCGCTACCTCGATGCGCTGCGCCAGGAGGGGAAGATCCGCCACCTCGCCGTGACCAACTTCGACAGCGTGCACCTGCGGGCGTTGCTCGAGGGCGGGGTCCCGATCGTCTCGCACCAGCTGCAGTACTCGCTCCTCGACCGGCGCGCCGCCGGGACGATGACGGCGCTCTGCCGAGCCCACGGCGTGGGGATGCTCGCCTTCGGCTCACTCGCGGGCGGCTTTC
Encoded here:
- a CDS encoding dipeptidase, translating into MRPLLAVALSSLLAAPCIAAQAPRDAYLARARRLMREAPFIDTHNDLPEMSRLRSGFDLERYDPDKGLPDLDTDLPRAVKGMVGGQFWAAYVPSGYEGKGAGTMVLEEIDMVHRMIARSPRLRYATTADDIVRIHRTGKIASLIGIEGGHAIDNSLGMLRDVYRLGVRYMTLTHGSTTAWADASTDAPRHGGLSPFGEEVVKEMNRLGMMVDISHVSDGVMSDVARLSEAPLFFSHSSVRALADHPRNVPDSILTLVKKKDGVVMVNAYPAFVDSTGARLMRNVFEVERKLRVQFAAEPAKADSAFGAYINSVPPTTLERYVDHIDYIVKFIGVDHVGIGADLGAIEQHPTGLEDISKFPNLVAELLRRGYSDADAKKIMGGNLLRVMRKTEAVARRLQKTQKPGVARLTEKVASDAP
- a CDS encoding TIGR04076 family protein, whose protein sequence is MEPATSHADDRFTLYDLRVEVIATERPMVCNHRAGDWFELSGENLRFPDGQSFPIYSLAGILPILPAKQRETHPADWMTTDTDIACVDPHCGARFRITRIGTRTFRHGDVTVVPMATSDAGTPEANAR
- a CDS encoding aldo/keto reductase — its product is MSPHSATHIDLAPSYRISRLIKGGWQLAGGHGTIDRAQAIADMQAFAEAGITTFDCADIYTGVEELIGEFLRQWRPGHQRAGEQLRVHTKFVPDLGALASLTAHDIRRIIDRSRERLGVRALDLVQFHWWDYDIPGLLDTARYLDALRQEGKIRHLAVTNFDSVHLRALLEGGVPIVSHQLQYSLLDRRAAGTMTALCRAHGVGMLAFGSLAGGFLSEKWLGVEEPSEPLENRSLTKYKLIIEEFGGWALFQELLRALDAIARQHQVRIGTVAIRWVLDQPGVAAAIIGARHAGHLGATRAALSLQLTDDDRRSLDAVLARASGPTGEVYHLERDRTGRHGRIMRYNLSTAH